The Caenorhabditis elegans chromosome II genome has a segment encoding these proteins:
- the K12H6.5 gene encoding DsbC domain-containing protein (Confirmed by transcript evidence) yields the protein MTSSTTILLLLALVGFSSGSYMSQENSAKLAQLHLNMVLLASSSHEYGMLYELIPRGYDIDRFLQDHPNSITKVTVEQMQPREHMMPLASFETVNGQKFYAMFKLTPSSSSPTGYVLSKGFICHSTFCAGEFPSV from the exons ATGACCTCCTCGACAACCATCCTTCTTCTTCTGGCTCTGGTGGGCTTCTCCTCCGGATCCTACATGTCGCAGGAAAACTCTGCAAAGCTGGCTCAACTCCACCTCAATATGGTGCTCCTGGCCTCAAGCTCTCATGAATATGGAATGCTTTACGAGTTGATTCCAAGAGGATATG acattgaCAGATTCCTGCAAGACCATCCAAATTCCATCACAAAAGTCACCGTCGAGCAAATGCAACCCAGAGAGCACATGATGCCTCTTGCCTCTTTCGAGACTGTCAATGGACAAAAGTTCTACGCAATGTTCAAGCTCACTCCG agctcatCAAGCCCAACTGGATACGTGTTGTCAAAGGGATTCATCTGCCACAGCACCTTCTGCGCCGGAGAGTTCCCATCAGTATAA
- the K12H6.8 gene encoding DsbC domain-containing protein (Confirmed by transcript evidence) — MRIILLLLALTAFSVASPEWKALFDIQSKLILSAYRNRAPATLYSLIPVGHDIDRYLGPNDVRRVQILSAHGSSRWARALAAITEYDGFAPKFNYALLDLTQSPTSPTGYTMSKGFICTHIMCEGEWPPPQ; from the exons ATGCGAATCATCCTACTCCTTCTAGCTCTCACCGCCTTCTCGGTTGCCTCCCCGGAGTGGAAAGCGTTGTTTGACATCCAATCAAAGCTGATCCTTAGCGCCTACCGTAACCGGGCACCGGCAACTCTTTATTCGCTTATTCCAGTTGGACATG ACATCGACCGCTACCTCGGACCGAACGATGTGAGACGAGTGCAAATTCTGAGCGCTCACGGTTCATCTCGATGGGCTCGCGCTCTGGCTGCAATCACAGAGTACGACGGCTTCGCTCCAAAGTTCAACTATGCACTCCTTGACCTTACTCAG AGCCCGACTAGCCCGACCGGATACACAATGTCCAAGGGATTCATCTGCACACATATCATGTGCGAGGGAGAGTGGCCACCACCGCAAtaa
- the K12H6.9 gene encoding uncharacterized protein (Confirmed by transcript evidence): MRVILLLLALTVFCAADALDWTALFGIQSKLILQAKKTNSLSTLYSLIPRGQDIDQYLATHDVRDVHVFTAGSSTLGSRALAELTVYRGYHQDRVYAYLWLSPSKQSATGYTMSKGFICANIMCVGEQPSV; this comes from the exons ATGAGAGTTATCCTTCTTCTTCTGGCTCTGACAGTCTTCTGTGCGGCCGATGCTCTGGATTGGACAGCCTTATTCGGTATTCAATCGAAGTTGATCCTTCAAGCCAAGAAAACCAATTCGCTTTCGACTCTCTATTCACTCATTCCACGAGGACAAG ATATCGACCAGTATCTCGCAACTCACGATGTTCGAGACGTTCACGTCTTCACAGCAGGCAGTAGCACTTTGGGATCTCGAGCTCTGGCTGAACTCACTGTATACAGAGGTTATCACCAAGATAGAGTCTACGCGTATCTCTGGCTCAGTCCG AGCAAGCAGAGCGCCACCGGATACACAATGTCCAAGGGATTCATCTGTGCCAACATTATGTGCGTTGGAGAGCAGCCATCAGTTTGA
- the K12H6.6 gene encoding TLC domain-containing protein (Confirmed by transcript evidence): MGDSTRILDEKWAREIALVLVSVVFFRILHIVIYRFLFGEWRLDCHNFCKQTHVDNEETVPVAESEPGNATMSTLKKWRISNESVSMVHSAISGFWAAYALIVDPELFKSPILYHCIVGRNLVLMMTGYLLNDLVDLICNERSVRIVELLFHHVVVLSAFTICLFYDLMLGIVVAGLLMELNSIFLHIRSLMNLYGFDKKLTAFRVTVILNIITLVVFRLIVNVYMIYFVFASFSMSPWYIASTICVLILCLASSNMVLTYRLLAADGFCGASRQRQVPARVETEVPPEHQNLVKQVVQGSDQNDGIIG; encoded by the exons ATGGGGGACTCCACAAGAATTCTCGATGAGAAATGGGCCAGGGAAATTGCATTG gtccTCGTCTCCGTCGtctttttccgaattttgcACATTGTGATCTACCGATTCTTGTTCGGAGAATGGAGGTTAGACTGTCACAACTTCTGCAAGCAAACACATGTTGATAACGAAGAAACCGTGCCGGTGGCAGAGTCGGAGCCCGGAAATGCG ACAATGTCTACcctcaaaaaatggcgaatTTCCAACGAAAGTGTGTCAATGGTGCACTCGGCAATCTCAGGATTCTGGGCCGCCTACGCTTTGATTGTGGACCCGGAGCTCTTCAAAAGCCCAATTTTGTACCATTGCATTGTTGGCAGGAACCTG GTGCTCATGATGACTGGCTACCTGCTCAACGACCTCGTCGACCTCATCTGCAATGAACGATCCGTCAGAATCGTGGAGCTCCTCTTCCATCACGTCGTCGTCCTCTCCGCCTTCACTATTTGCCTG TTCTACGATCTCATGCTAGGCATCGTCGTCGCCGGACTGCTCATGGAGCTCAACTCGATCTTCTTGCACATCAGAAGCTTGATGAACTT ATATGGATTCGACAAGAAGCTCACCGCATTCCGCGTTACTGTAATTCTGAACATCATCACTCTCGTGGTGTTCAGGCTGATTGTAAATGTTTACATGATCTACTTTGTG ttcgCATCGTTCTCGATGAGCCCATGGTACATTGCTTCAACGATCTGCGTGCTCATTCTTTGCCTCGCCAGCTCGAATATGGTGCTTACCTACCGTCTGTTGGCTGCCGATGGATTTTGTG GCGCAAGCCGTCAGCGACAAGTCCCAGCTAGAGTTGAAACAGAAGTTCCCCCGGAGCATCAGAATTTGGTGAAG caagtcGTGCAGGGCTCCGACCAAAATGACGGGATCATTGGCTGA
- the K12H6.4 gene encoding Cystatin domain-containing protein (Confirmed by transcript evidence), with protein sequence MTSPTTILLLLALASFSSALISPEEKMQKIAKRTINMAIGCLEQRKDECLYKLFRKGADVDNLKRYPIMESEIKKFSIKGNTAEALVYLESQYERGYYVYLLLDENKQLPGLFRIYSVHKCVTDKCKNEQPQY encoded by the exons ATGACATCTCCAACTACCATCCTTCTGCTCCTGGCTCTGGCAAGCTTCTCCTCCGCATTGATATCTCCCgaagaaaaaatgcaaaagatTGCCAAAAGAACCATCAATATGGCGATAGGTTGCCTTGAACAGCGTAAAGATGAATGTCTTTACAAATTGTTCCGAAAGGGAGCCG ATGTCGACAATCTGAAAAGATACCCAATCATGGAAtcggaaattaaaaagttttcgatcAAAGGCAACACAGCTGAAGCCTTGGTTTACCTGGAAAGTCAATATGAGAGAGGTTATTACGTATACCTCTTGCTCGATGAG aataaacaGTTGCCGGGTCTTTTCCGAATTTACAGTGTCCACAAATGTGTCACTGACAAGTGCAAAAATGAACAACCCCAATATTAA